DNA from Synechococcus sp. CBW1108:
CGTTCATGCTGCTGGCTGATCAACAGCACGGCCAGGGTGGGGTGGTTGTGCAGCAGGTTGAGGAAGCGGAGGCGATCGAGCCGCAGGATTTCCACCGGGGTGCGGGCCAGGGCCTCATTGCGGTAGCAGCCATCGCCCCAGACGATGTCCTGGTAACTGAACAGCTCGCCGGGCCGGTAGCAGAGTTTTTCCCCACCTTCGCCAACCAACTCCACGATGCCGCGCCGCGCCCCATAGATGGAATCGGCCCGCTCCCCGCGGGAAAACACCTTGGCACCGGTGGGCAGGGTGAGTATCTCGCAGTCCACCTGGGCCGCCATCAACTCGATAGGGGTGGTGATCGACATAGTTGCGGTCATCTCAGCCTCCTCCGGGAACCATCAGATAACTTAATAACGCAGCATCCCTGCTGTGGCCAGGCAAAGCGGCCAGGCCGATCAGTCATGTAAAAAATTTATATCCGCTTCAGCTTTGGCCCAGGACGGCATCGAGGCTGAGTTGCTGATTCGCCAGGGACCCAGCTAGGGAGTCATCAGCTGATCCGGCGCCTTGCCCCCCCGCCAGCACCGGCAGCCGCGGTGGCCGGGCCGTCCAGTGGTGGCACCACAGCTCGGTAGCCAGCTCGGGGTGGATCTGCAACTGGCGCAGCTGGCACCAGCCCATTTCCGCCCCCCTGGGCGGGGCGCAATGGCGGCAGCTACGACAGCAGGGTCTTTGACCCATCAACAGATCGGGATTTGGTCTCCCAAGGTATGGACGCCTGGCACTGCTGGGAAGCAAGAAACCCGAATCTTTCGAGTTCCTTCGTGATTGCCGCGACCCCCCAATAGGATCCCCCCATGACCCTGCTGCACACCCCACTATTCGAAGCAGCCCGGGCGGCTGGCGGCCGGATGGTGCCCTTCGCCGGCTGGGAGATGGCCGTGCAATTTTCAGGCCTGGTGGCCGAGCACACCGCCGTGCGCAGCCACTGCGGCGTTTTCGATATCTCCCACATGGGGGTGCTGGGCCTGCGGGGCGATGGTGTCAAGGATGCCCTGCAGAGACTGGTGCCCACCGACCTGTTCCGCA
Protein-coding regions in this window:
- a CDS encoding cyclic nucleotide-binding domain-containing protein produces the protein MTATMSITTPIELMAAQVDCEILTLPTGAKVFSRGERADSIYGARRGIVELVGEGGEKLCYRPGELFSYQDIVWGDGCYRNEALARTPVEILRLDRLRFLNLLHNHPTLAVLLISQQHERLREQRTSGTCCY